In one window of Lycium ferocissimum isolate CSIRO_LF1 unplaced genomic scaffold, AGI_CSIRO_Lferr_CH_V1 ctg1011, whole genome shotgun sequence DNA:
- the LOC132041411 gene encoding uncharacterized protein LOC132041411 isoform X2: MEVDRLGDRLRDQTQQTESYKRLYEQREEYIRGMPDPSTLQSDLEKTREERDLLAEKAREKVTQIEQLWSELDELKAELGAFKSKTDGLASEKDSLKEGLASLKQKLRVAVDKADKWSQLNGELREKLTSAESERDTLGHENTELKLKLNEALE, translated from the exons ATGGAGGTGGACCGTCTCGGGGATAGGCTCCGAGACCAGACCCAACAGACGGAGTCATACAAACGACTCTACGAACAACGAGAGGAGTACATCAGAGGTATGCCCGACCCCTCCACCCTTCAATCAGATTTGGAGAAAACCCGAGAAGAACGGGACCTCCTGGCCGAGAAG GCCAGGGAGAAAGTCACCCAGATCGAGCAACTCTGGTCCGAGCTTGATGAACTCAAGGCTGAGCTCGGAGCCTTCAAGAGCAAGACGGACGGCCTGGCTTCAGAGAAGGACTCCCTTAAGGAGGGTTTAGCGTCGCTCAAGCAGAAGCTCCGGGTAGCAGTGGATAAGGCCGATAAATGGTCTCAGCTCAATGGAGAACTCCGGGAGAAGCTTACCTCGGCTGAGTCAGAGCGTGACACTCTTGGCCATGAGAATACCGAGCTGAAGCTCAAACTCAATGAAGCCTTGGAATAA
- the LOC132041411 gene encoding uncharacterized protein LOC132041411 isoform X1, translating to MEVDRLGDRLRDQTQQTESYKRLYEQREEYIRGMPDPSTLQSDLEKTREERDLLAEKVRIFEVYNSRLTADANTTTSQAREKVTQIEQLWSELDELKAELGAFKSKTDGLASEKDSLKEGLASLKQKLRVAVDKADKWSQLNGELREKLTSAESERDTLGHENTELKLKLNEALE from the coding sequence ATGGAGGTGGACCGTCTCGGGGATAGGCTCCGAGACCAGACCCAACAGACGGAGTCATACAAACGACTCTACGAACAACGAGAGGAGTACATCAGAGGTATGCCCGACCCCTCCACCCTTCAATCAGATTTGGAGAAAACCCGAGAAGAACGGGACCTCCTGGCCGAGAAGGTAAGGATTTTTGAAGTTTACAACAGTCGGTTAACAGCTGATGCTAATACCACTACTTCTCAGGCCAGGGAGAAAGTCACCCAGATCGAGCAACTCTGGTCCGAGCTTGATGAACTCAAGGCTGAGCTCGGAGCCTTCAAGAGCAAGACGGACGGCCTGGCTTCAGAGAAGGACTCCCTTAAGGAGGGTTTAGCGTCGCTCAAGCAGAAGCTCCGGGTAGCAGTGGATAAGGCCGATAAATGGTCTCAGCTCAATGGAGAACTCCGGGAGAAGCTTACCTCGGCTGAGTCAGAGCGTGACACTCTTGGCCATGAGAATACCGAGCTGAAGCTCAAACTCAATGAAGCCTTGGAATAA